ACAACACAGTTGGATGCGGCCCTATACCTGCCGCTTGATAAATAAAGCCTGACATACGATCGCCACCAGCGTTAAAAGTAAGCTCTTTTGTACTTGCAGGGTAATTGTTAGCGGCTTTTGCATACGTTGTATTTGATAAGCTGATTAGTAATAAAGTAATGAATAAGTTTAACGTAAAAGAAAATTTCATAGCTTTGCCTTAAATGAAAGAGTAATTAAAACACCTAAAAATGAAGGTGTATAAGAATGAACCTTTGCAATAAATTGCTGAATTTTATTCTAAACTAAAAATTTTTTATACTTGATAATGTATTGGCAATTATTCAGGTAAACCAATATGAGCGTGTCCACCTTTATAATCAACAGTAATTAAAAAGTGTTTAAGCACGTCGTAGCCAATTATACCCTGGACTTTCTTACCTTTAAGTCTTGAGCCTGTTTTTTCGTATTGACTATCTAAATATGAATTTTTCCCTTCAGCAGGAATGGTCACAAGTACATTTTCTAACTCAAAAGGACCAAACTGCAATAGTGGAATTCTAAAGCTTTCAGTTTCTATTGTAGCGTTAACACCTTTTGATACTGTTGACTTACGATCTCCTCCTGATAACCAACCCAGTTTACTAGCGACTTTGCGTTCAACAACCATTCCGCCAGCATTACCAGTATCAAGTATCATCCATAAATGCCTATCATCAGGCAGACCAATTTTAACTATTGGCATTCCTGTACCCTTTTGACTTTGGATCTCAATATTTTTAAATTTAGCCACTTCAACAGAATCTTGAGTGATCAAACGTATTTTTTCATTAGGATAATCTAATTGAACGACAAAACTATTGAAAAAACCCGATCCAAGTAACAGGCCATTAGTGTGATAGCCTAAATTAATTTCTGCAACTTTGTTAAGTTCAGTCGCGATGCCAAAAAAACTAACAGGTACATTTCTATATGTAGTTTTCTTATCAACCCCGAAAACGCCTCTGACTTTTATCATGCTGCCTTTATCAAACATTAAATCGTGTTTAGCAATAAAAGCTTTATTAACGGCATTGAGTTGAGCCCCCGTATCTAGGATGGCAAAGGTATCAATGCCTTTAATGCTTACAGGAATTTTAACGTGGCCACCTTCTAGATTAAAATCAATCCAATCGGTTACACCAGCATTACATTTGAGTGTTAAAAATAAGAAAATGCTCGATAGTAATATTTTCAAAGTTAGTCCTTTAAGTTTATAGTCCATTAAAATACGTTTTATTTTGTATCGTTAACTTTTGTATCTTCACTTCATTAAAAATTAAGTGAAGTCGTTATTAACGTCGAATAAAAAAACCTAATATTAAGCGTTAAAAAGCGTTTAATATTAGGTTTATGCTTCATCAATACTTTACATTTTTTCGAGTAGGTATTGATTAATATTACCTTGTAATATTGCCTTGTAAAATTGTTACTTACTGCAAATCTGCGACTAAGGTTTTAAGCCATTTTTCTTCAGTAATAAATGCCCAAGACAAATGTTTATATTTTTCACCAATACCGTCGGTAAGTATTTGCTGCTCAGATTTGCCTGCGGCCAATGCTGTAGAAACTTTATTAATACTAAACTCCATCATTTCAGCAAAGGCTAATAAACTCTTTTTGTCGGTTAAATTGCCGTGCCCTGGAATAATTACCACAT
The Colwellia sp. Arc7-D genome window above contains:
- a CDS encoding pepsin/retropepsin-like aspartic protease family protein, with the translated sequence MKILLSSIFLFLTLKCNAGVTDWIDFNLEGGHVKIPVSIKGIDTFAILDTGAQLNAVNKAFIAKHDLMFDKGSMIKVRGVFGVDKKTTYRNVPVSFFGIATELNKVAEINLGYHTNGLLLGSGFFNSFVVQLDYPNEKIRLITQDSVEVAKFKNIEIQSQKGTGMPIVKIGLPDDRHLWMILDTGNAGGMVVERKVASKLGWLSGGDRKSTVSKGVNATIETESFRIPLLQFGPFELENVLVTIPAEGKNSYLDSQYEKTGSRLKGKKVQGIIGYDVLKHFLITVDYKGGHAHIGLPE